The Neurospora crassa OR74A linkage group I, whole genome shotgun sequence genome segment GCCGCCTTGTCAAGTTGTTGTCTTGAGGGCGGTGAGGCAACGGAGTTTCCGGCCTTCTCAGTTTTGACTTGTTTGGACTGGATTTGACAAGATGCAATGAAGTCAACCTACCTTATATACAGATCCCTAGCTACAAGTTACATGGCTATACTCTACTGTTTTCCATGTCTTTGTCGAGAAATGTTCGAGTGTCATGGTGGACATCCAGTAGACGACACAACTGCAGACGAGCAGTGACGAAGGACGTGGACATGTCCAACTCGCTATTTGAATTTCTGTCGGACCTCCTCACTGAATAATCACTGCCTTTCATTAATCTCAGCTACAATTACACCCTAAAGGGCCATTATCGTCCCCATATTCTAACAAAAAGCCATACCCTTATTTTCCATCACCAATACAACATATTACAACTACAAGTCTTGTCAAAGAACCAAGTCAACACCTCTTGACATGATCGTACCTCAGACAACATCAAACCCACTCTCCGCTTGGCCCCAAGCAGGTAACTCCTCCTCAACTCTTGCCGCCCTCACCCTAGAACTAACCACATGAATCCCCAAACCCTCCACATAACTCCCATGCATAACCAcctttccatccatcttgaCGATATTCACCACCAAGTTTCTCCTTAGAAAGGGTTCCACGTCCTTGGGGTCCAGACTCCTCAACACCTCTCCCTGTCCTACCcaatctccatcttctccataCCCTTCGTCTTCACCCCTGAAGCCATTCCCAACGTCACCTTCGAAGCCCACAAAACGACCACCAACACTTCTGCCTCCAGCACTTGCAGCAATACCCTTgacaccaccgccaacaCCGAACCTCCCCGTCCCCATCACCTTCTCAACCAGCGCCTTTGTCAACGGCACAGTTCCCGACACCATAActtcatccatcccatccatcttACTCTCCCCATACCGCTCATCCGACGCAAAAACCCCCATCGACCCGACATGATTCTTGGCCGACGCCCACTCCTTCGGGTCCTTTGGTGCTTCCCCAAGAAACAAATGAATGAAAAACGGCCCATCCAAAGCTTGCTTCTTCACCCTTACATTCGCTAGCCACTCCCTGTATTGCCCATTACCGCTAAAAACCCTGCCGACAGGTAGATTGCTGGGGACCTTTTTCCCTGGTCCCAGTCTCCCGGCCCGTAGTTCCTTGCGGTAGAGACTCGAGGGAGTCGATGGACCGTAAAGGCGGTTGATCGCTGCCATTACCCTTCCCCTTGCCCTCCTTGACAGTGCTCGGCTCTGGCTGTTCGGTACACTACCCGACACTCCGACCAGCTCGGGGTAGGTGTATCCAAACCTCGTATGATCGCGGACCATGTCCGATGTCCAGAACGTGCCGTTCGCGTTAAAGTAGAATGGTGTCAAGGGGGTGGCGGCGGTCTGGAACTCGCCTCGGGAGGTGGTGTAGGATGCGATATAGGCTTGCATGGGAGTGACGTAGCTGCTTGGGTACAGGGACTGCCAGATGGCAAAGATACGGTCGACCATGGCGTGGTGAAGGAAGAAAATGGGATCAAAGGAGGAGTAGGGAATGTAGGCCATGTGGCCGCCTTGAGCGTTGGGTTGGCCtagtccgccgccgccggctaGGTTGTGTACAGTGTCATGGATGGCTTCGAGGGAGTCGAAGGAGCCATTATTGATGTAGGGTATCCAGGCGTTGTTGCTGAAGGTGCTGTAGTTGCCGTAATTGGAGAAAAGGATGTAGAGACGTTGACCGATTGAGTCGAGATTTTGGTCAAAGTTCACAGCCACGAGGGAGTTGTTGGATTGCGCCTTGTTATCGCTGGTAGTCGGGCTTCTGAGAGTAGTTGTCCATATATCCCACTGTCGTACACCAAATGTCAGCAAGGGTCGCTTCGCCAAAGGTGACTTGCACTCACCGGATCCTGAAGAAAGGCAGTAGCATTCAGCGGCTTGAAGGAGTAACTGAACAAGGGGTTGGCAATTCTCTGCACACCATTGGGGCCATTCACATCCACGTACGGGCTCCCACCAACACTAAGAGGCAGAACGCTCTGTCCAGACGGCGGGCTGGAGGCCCAATCCCAGTAGGGTATGCGGAACCGGAGAGCAGCCGCCTGGTATC includes the following:
- a CDS encoding tyrosinase; the protein is MPMARFRLPLALLFLAVFVAHFVLAQYGAYNYGFDAAKLIKRQLASQEPVPVVTGAEGGETIRPRQEIRQLEQDKELWTLYILGLSLMQFTDQSSPVSWYGITGIHGIPHQTWGGVTPTPGNEETGYCTHSSILFPTWHRPYLALYEQVLYNLIQNIAKWWPEGEPRNRYQAAALRFRIPYWDWASSPPSGQSVLPLSVGGSPYVDVNGPNGVQRIANPLFSYSFKPLNATAFLQDPWDIWTTTLRSPTTSDNKAQSNNSLVAVNFDQNLDSIGQRLYILFSNYGNYSTFSNNAWIPYINNGSFDSLEAIHDTVHNLAGGGGLGQPNAQGGHMAYIPYSSFDPIFFLHHAMVDRIFAIWQSLYPSSYVTPMQAYIASYTTSRGEFQTAATPLTPFYFNANGTFWTSDMVRDHTRFGYTYPELVGVSGSVPNSQSRALSRRARGRVMAAINRLYGPSTPSSLYRKELRAGRLGPGKKVPSNLPVGRVFSGNGQYREWLANVRVKKQALDGPFFIHLFLGEAPKDPKEWASAKNHVGSMGVFASDERYGESKMDGMDEVMVSGTVPLTKALVEKVMGTGRFGVGGGVKGIAASAGGRSVGGRFVGFEGDVGNGFRGEDEGYGEDGDWVGQGEVLRSLDPKDVEPFLRRNLVVNIVKMDGKVVMHGSYVEGLGIHVVSSRVRAARVEEELPAWGQAESGFDVV